A genomic region of Alnus glutinosa chromosome 11, dhAlnGlut1.1, whole genome shotgun sequence contains the following coding sequences:
- the LOC133881217 gene encoding dehydration-responsive element-binding protein 2A-like → MSSEMMTTRKRKSRSRVEGSMSMAETLDSCNVDTKPIRKVQAIGSKKGCMKGKGGPENSKCKYRGVRQRTWGKWVVEIRQPNGGKRMWLGTFANSLEAALAYDKAARTMYGSYARLNFPNSCSASTSSSISPIETPARVDSRTTSNN, encoded by the exons ATGTCTTCAGAGATGATGACTACGAG gAAGAGGAAATCACGGAGTAGAGTTGAGGGATCTATGTCTATGGCTGAGACACTCGACTCTTGTAATGTTGACACTAAACCAATTCGTAAAGTTCAAGCTATTGGGTCGAAGAAAGGATGCATGAAAGGAAAGGGAGGGCCTGAGAACTCAAAATGCAAATACAGAGGAGTTAGACAGAGGACGTGGGGTAAGTGGGTTGTAGAAATTCGGCAGCCAAATGGGGGAAAGAGAATGTGGCTTGGTACTTTTGCAAACTCACTAGAAGCTGCCCTTGCTTATGATAAAGCTGCTAGGACAATGTACGGTTCCTATGCTCGCCTAAACTTTCCAAATTCTTGTTCAGCTTCAACTTCATCAAGCATTTCTCCAATAGAAACTCCAGCTAGGGTTGATTCAAGGACTACATCAAACAACTAA